Proteins from one Rosa chinensis cultivar Old Blush chromosome 7, RchiOBHm-V2, whole genome shotgun sequence genomic window:
- the LOC112180272 gene encoding protein DMP3, translating to MSLRPTRAAPIASVSDSSSDTTEPDEDRQPLQVQTDQAQAQPSISQRALSQTLTSTANLANLLPTGTLLAFQLLIPVFTNNGSCDAATRPMTLILLLLFALSCFLASFTDSVKASNGQVYYGIATPKGLFLFDYPAAAGLPDLSKYKLRFMDLVHALLSFLVFGAVAFRDKNVLGCFYPMPAHETQEVLDIVPVGIGLLCSLLFVVFPTTRHGIGYPLSPGKS from the coding sequence ATGTCTCTGAGACCAACTAGAGCAGCGCCAATAGCATCCGTATCAGATTCAAGCAGCGACACAACCGAACCGGATGAAGATAGGCAACCTCTGCAGGTTCAGACTGATCAGGCTCAGGCTCAACCTTCCATATCCCAACGCGCCCTCTCTCAAACTCTAACGAGCACAGCCAACCTAGCCAACCTGCTCCCCACGGGCACCCTCCTGGCCTTCCAACTCCTCATACCAGTGTTCACCAACAACGGCTCCTGCGACGCCGCCACGCGTCCCATGACCTTGATCCTGCTCCTCCTCTTCGCCCTCTCCTGCTTCCTGGCCTCTTTCACCGACAGCGTCAAGGCCTCTAACGGACAGGTGTACTACGGCATAGCCACTCCCAAGGGCCTCTTTTTGTTCGACTACCCTGCCGCAGCAGGTCTTCCCGATTTAAGCAAGTACAAGCTGAGATTCATGGATTTGGTTCATGCCCTTCTGTCCTTCTTGGTGTTTGGTGCTGTGGCTTTCAGGGACAAGAACGTCTTGGGCTGCTTTTATCCCATGCCTGCTCACGAAACTCAGGAGGTTTTGGATATTGTTCCCGTTGGTATTGGCCTCCTTTGCAGTTTGCTCTTTGTCGTCTTCCCCACCACAAGACATGGCATTGGCTACCCACTCTCACCTGGCAAATCCTAA
- the LOC112180271 gene encoding ion channel DMI1 isoform X2, which yields MLDRNEESSKPDKPESPPQLKKSRTISGDDATPIFPGPLFPAVRRISTIPSSHNWPRPDRHASTTAADHRDFSDRDWVFPSFVLPQNPSKRSSKKHASDASTASQLAGAAEAAAERKKIKLVPQPGREAPSTSELTRPSSRTRARDLKPSLLLLFLLTFICILSVPYAVYLRQRIAKLEECCISKNVGTDDNIEASLSEKNPTILRFPNAERTLVLYSVVFTLAMPFVLYKHLDYFSHLTILSKNKNNKEGVSLKKRIAYIVDVCFSVYPYAKLLALLFATILLIGFGGLALYAVNKNSFAEALWLSWTFVADSGNHADTEGIGPRIVSVSISSGGMLIFAMMLGLVSDAISEKVDSLRKGKSEVIERNHILVLGWSDKLGSLLKQLAIANKSVGGVVVVVLAERDKEEMEIDIAKLEFDFMGTSVICRSGSPLILADLKKVSVSKARAIIVLASDENADQSDARALRVVLSLTGVKEGLRGHVVVEMSDLDNEPLVKLVGGELIETVVAHDVIGRLMIQCALQPGLAQIWEDILGFENAEFYIKRWPQLDGLRFENVLISFPDAIPCGIKVAADGGKINLNPDDKYVMKEGDEVLVIAEDDDTYAPSAFPEVCAGLCPNTVEPPKYPEKILFCGWRRDIDDMILVLEAFLPLGSELWMFNEVPEKEREKKLTDGGLDISRLENIKLVHKEGNAVIRRHLESLPVETFDSILILADESLEDSVVHSDSRSLATLLLIRDIQSKRLPYKETKSTSLSAFSHSSWIREMQQASDKSIIISEILDSRTRNLVSVSRISDYVLSNELVSMALAMVAEDKQINRVLEELFAEEGNEMCIKPAELYLYDQEELCFYDIMLRGRQRREVVIGYRLANAERAVINPSLKSAVRKWSHDDVFVVISISE from the exons ATGCTTGACCGCAATGAAGAGTCGTCGAAACCCGACAAGCCGGAAAGCCCACCGCAGCTGAAGAAATCACGGACTATAAGCGGCGACGATGCAACCCCAATCTTCCCGGGCCCACTGTTCCCAGCCGTTCGACGCATCTCCACCATTCCTTCCTCCCACAACTGGCCCCGGCCCGATCGCCACGCGTCGACTACTGCGGCGGACCACCGCGACTTCTCTGACCGTGACTGGGTCTTTCCGTCCTTTGTGCTTCCACAGAATCCTTCCAAACGAAGCAGCAAGAAACACGCCTCCGATGCATCCACCGCTTCTCAGCTTGCGGGGGCCGCCGAAGCTGCTGCTGAGAGGAAGAAAATTAAGTTGGTGCCCCAGCCCGGGCGTGAAGCACCTTCAACGAGCGAGTTGACTCGCCCGAGTTCCAGGACCCGGGCTCGAGATTTGAAACCTTCTTTGTTGCTATTATTTTTG CTCACTTTCATTTGTATATTATCTGTACCTTATGCAGTTTATCTGCGGCAAAGAATTGCAAAACTTGAG GAATGTTGTATCAGTAAAAATGTTGGTACAGATGACAATATTGAGGCTTCACTGTCTGAGAAGAATCCAACAATTTTGCGTTTTCCTAATGCTGAAAGAACTCTTGTTTTGTATTCTGTGGTCTTTACACTGGCCATGCCATTTGTGCTGTACAAACATCTTGATTATTTTTCCCATTTGACAATCCTCTCAAAAAACAAGAATAACAAAGAGGGGGTTTCCTTGAAGAAGAGGATAGCCTATATAGTGGATGTGTGCTTTTCTGTATATCCATATGCTAAACTACTTGCACTTCTCTTTGCAACAATATTACTAATAGGGTTTGGTGGACTGGCATTGTATGCAGTCAATAAAAATAGCTTTGCTGAAGCTCTttggctttcatggacttttgTTGCTGATTCTGGAAACCATGCTGATACAGAGGGCATTGGGCCAAGGATAGTTTCTGTCTCTATTAGTTCAGGAGGCATGCTTATATTTGCGATGATGCTTGGGCTTGTTTCTGATGCTATATCAGAGAAGGTTGACTCACTAAGGAAAGGGAAGAGTGAAGTCATTGAAAGGAACCACATACTCGTTCTTGGATGGAGTGATAAACTG GGTTCGCTTCTCAAGCAGCTTGCTATAGCAAACAAGAGTGTTGgtggtgttgttgttgttgtactTGCTGAAAGAGACAAGGAGGAAATGGAGATAGATATTGCAAAACTTGAATTTGATTTCATGGGTACGTCTGTTATATGCAGAAGTGGCAGTCCTCTTATACTTGCTGACCTAAAGAAG GTCTCAGTTTCGAAGGCGCGTGCTATCATTGTATTGGCATCTGATGAAAATGCAGATCAG AGTGATGCACGTGCTCTGAGGGTTGTTCTAAGCCTCACTGGGGTGAAAGAGGGTTTGAGGGGACATGTTGTTGTAGAGATGAGTGACCTGGATAATGAGCCTCTTGTGAAGCTTGTTGGAGGAGAACTCATTGAAACAGTAGTAGCACATGATGTGATTGGGCGGTTAATGATACAGTGTGCTCTACAGCCTGGTCTTGCGCAG ATATGGGAGGATATATTGGGATTTGAGAATGCTGAGTTTTACATCAAAAGGTGGCCTCAGTTGGATGGTCTTCGTTTCGAAAATGTGCTCATTTCATTTCCTGATGCAATTCCCTGTGGAATCAAGGTTGCCGCAGATGGTGGAAAGATAAATTTAAATCCCGATGATAAATATGTTATGAAAGAAGGGGATGAAGTTCTTGTTATAGCTGAAGATGACGACACTTATGCTCCATCTGCCTTTCCCGAG GTATGTGCTGGCCTTTGTCCAAACACTGTTGAACCTCCCAAATACCCTGAGAAGATATTGTTCTGTGGCTGGCGTCGTGACATAGACGATATGATACTG GTTCTAGAGGCATTCTTGCCTCTAGGTTCAGAACTTTGGATGTTCAATGAGGttccagaaaaagaaagagagaagaaacttACAGATGGTGGACTTGATATTTCGCGATTGGAGAACATAAAACTCGTTCACAAAGAAGGAAATGCTGTGATAAGACGGCATCTAGAGAGTCTTCCCGTGGAGACTTTTGATTCT ATATTAATTCTTGCAGATGAATCACTAGAGGACTCTGTTGTGCATTCTGACTCGAGATCCCTTGCCACTCTTCTCCTTATACGAGATATACAG TCAAAGCGTCTTCCTTACAAAGAAACAAAGTCAACTTCCTTATCTGCATTTTCGCATAGCTCTTGGATTCGTGAAATGCAGCAAGCTTCAGACAAATCGATAATTATAAGTGAAATTCTGGATTCTAGGACTAGAAACCTGGTCTCTGTTTCCAGAATCAGTGATTATGTGCTGTCAAATGAACTGGTTAGTATGGCACTGGCAATGGTGGCTGAAGATAAGCAAATCAATCGCGTTCTTGAGGAGCTATTTGCGGAGGAG GGGAATGAGATGTGCATAAAACCGGCTGAACTCTATTTATATGACCAGGAAGAGCTCTGCTTTTATGATATAATGCTTAGGGGTCGTCAAAGGCGGGAAGTTGTGATTGGATATCGCCTTGCAAATGCAGAGCGGGCCGTAATCAATCCATCACTGAAATCAGCAGTACGGAAATGGTCTCACGATGATGTTTTTGTGGTCATCTCCATAAGTGAATGA
- the LOC112180271 gene encoding ion channel DMI1 isoform X1 has translation MLDRNEESSKPDKPESPPQLKKSRTISGDDATPIFPGPLFPAVRRISTIPSSHNWPRPDRHASTTAADHRDFSDRDWVFPSFVLPQNPSKRSSKKHASDASTASQLAGAAEAAAERKKIKLVPQPGREAPSTSELTRPSSRTRARDLKPSLLLLFLLTFICILSVPYAVYLRQRIAKLEECCISKNVGTDDNIEASLSEKNPTILRFPNAERTLVLYSVVFTLAMPFVLYKHLDYFSHLTILSKNKNNKEGVSLKKRIAYIVDVCFSVYPYAKLLALLFATILLIGFGGLALYAVNKNSFAEALWLSWTFVADSGNHADTEGIGPRIVSVSISSGGMLIFAMMLGLVSDAISEKVDSLRKGKSEVIERNHILVLGWSDKLGSLLKQLAIANKSVGGVVVVVLAERDKEEMEIDIAKLEFDFMGTSVICRSGSPLILADLKKVSVSKARAIIVLASDENADQSDARALRVVLSLTGVKEGLRGHVVVEMSDLDNEPLVKLVGGELIETVVAHDVIGRLMIQCALQPGLAQIWEDILGFENAEFYIKRWPQLDGLRFENVLISFPDAIPCGIKVAADGGKINLNPDDKYVMKEGDEVLVIAEDDDTYAPSAFPEQVCAGLCPNTVEPPKYPEKILFCGWRRDIDDMILVLEAFLPLGSELWMFNEVPEKEREKKLTDGGLDISRLENIKLVHKEGNAVIRRHLESLPVETFDSILILADESLEDSVVHSDSRSLATLLLIRDIQSKRLPYKETKSTSLSAFSHSSWIREMQQASDKSIIISEILDSRTRNLVSVSRISDYVLSNELVSMALAMVAEDKQINRVLEELFAEEGNEMCIKPAELYLYDQEELCFYDIMLRGRQRREVVIGYRLANAERAVINPSLKSAVRKWSHDDVFVVISISE, from the exons ATGCTTGACCGCAATGAAGAGTCGTCGAAACCCGACAAGCCGGAAAGCCCACCGCAGCTGAAGAAATCACGGACTATAAGCGGCGACGATGCAACCCCAATCTTCCCGGGCCCACTGTTCCCAGCCGTTCGACGCATCTCCACCATTCCTTCCTCCCACAACTGGCCCCGGCCCGATCGCCACGCGTCGACTACTGCGGCGGACCACCGCGACTTCTCTGACCGTGACTGGGTCTTTCCGTCCTTTGTGCTTCCACAGAATCCTTCCAAACGAAGCAGCAAGAAACACGCCTCCGATGCATCCACCGCTTCTCAGCTTGCGGGGGCCGCCGAAGCTGCTGCTGAGAGGAAGAAAATTAAGTTGGTGCCCCAGCCCGGGCGTGAAGCACCTTCAACGAGCGAGTTGACTCGCCCGAGTTCCAGGACCCGGGCTCGAGATTTGAAACCTTCTTTGTTGCTATTATTTTTG CTCACTTTCATTTGTATATTATCTGTACCTTATGCAGTTTATCTGCGGCAAAGAATTGCAAAACTTGAG GAATGTTGTATCAGTAAAAATGTTGGTACAGATGACAATATTGAGGCTTCACTGTCTGAGAAGAATCCAACAATTTTGCGTTTTCCTAATGCTGAAAGAACTCTTGTTTTGTATTCTGTGGTCTTTACACTGGCCATGCCATTTGTGCTGTACAAACATCTTGATTATTTTTCCCATTTGACAATCCTCTCAAAAAACAAGAATAACAAAGAGGGGGTTTCCTTGAAGAAGAGGATAGCCTATATAGTGGATGTGTGCTTTTCTGTATATCCATATGCTAAACTACTTGCACTTCTCTTTGCAACAATATTACTAATAGGGTTTGGTGGACTGGCATTGTATGCAGTCAATAAAAATAGCTTTGCTGAAGCTCTttggctttcatggacttttgTTGCTGATTCTGGAAACCATGCTGATACAGAGGGCATTGGGCCAAGGATAGTTTCTGTCTCTATTAGTTCAGGAGGCATGCTTATATTTGCGATGATGCTTGGGCTTGTTTCTGATGCTATATCAGAGAAGGTTGACTCACTAAGGAAAGGGAAGAGTGAAGTCATTGAAAGGAACCACATACTCGTTCTTGGATGGAGTGATAAACTG GGTTCGCTTCTCAAGCAGCTTGCTATAGCAAACAAGAGTGTTGgtggtgttgttgttgttgtactTGCTGAAAGAGACAAGGAGGAAATGGAGATAGATATTGCAAAACTTGAATTTGATTTCATGGGTACGTCTGTTATATGCAGAAGTGGCAGTCCTCTTATACTTGCTGACCTAAAGAAG GTCTCAGTTTCGAAGGCGCGTGCTATCATTGTATTGGCATCTGATGAAAATGCAGATCAG AGTGATGCACGTGCTCTGAGGGTTGTTCTAAGCCTCACTGGGGTGAAAGAGGGTTTGAGGGGACATGTTGTTGTAGAGATGAGTGACCTGGATAATGAGCCTCTTGTGAAGCTTGTTGGAGGAGAACTCATTGAAACAGTAGTAGCACATGATGTGATTGGGCGGTTAATGATACAGTGTGCTCTACAGCCTGGTCTTGCGCAG ATATGGGAGGATATATTGGGATTTGAGAATGCTGAGTTTTACATCAAAAGGTGGCCTCAGTTGGATGGTCTTCGTTTCGAAAATGTGCTCATTTCATTTCCTGATGCAATTCCCTGTGGAATCAAGGTTGCCGCAGATGGTGGAAAGATAAATTTAAATCCCGATGATAAATATGTTATGAAAGAAGGGGATGAAGTTCTTGTTATAGCTGAAGATGACGACACTTATGCTCCATCTGCCTTTCCCGAG CAGGTATGTGCTGGCCTTTGTCCAAACACTGTTGAACCTCCCAAATACCCTGAGAAGATATTGTTCTGTGGCTGGCGTCGTGACATAGACGATATGATACTG GTTCTAGAGGCATTCTTGCCTCTAGGTTCAGAACTTTGGATGTTCAATGAGGttccagaaaaagaaagagagaagaaacttACAGATGGTGGACTTGATATTTCGCGATTGGAGAACATAAAACTCGTTCACAAAGAAGGAAATGCTGTGATAAGACGGCATCTAGAGAGTCTTCCCGTGGAGACTTTTGATTCT ATATTAATTCTTGCAGATGAATCACTAGAGGACTCTGTTGTGCATTCTGACTCGAGATCCCTTGCCACTCTTCTCCTTATACGAGATATACAG TCAAAGCGTCTTCCTTACAAAGAAACAAAGTCAACTTCCTTATCTGCATTTTCGCATAGCTCTTGGATTCGTGAAATGCAGCAAGCTTCAGACAAATCGATAATTATAAGTGAAATTCTGGATTCTAGGACTAGAAACCTGGTCTCTGTTTCCAGAATCAGTGATTATGTGCTGTCAAATGAACTGGTTAGTATGGCACTGGCAATGGTGGCTGAAGATAAGCAAATCAATCGCGTTCTTGAGGAGCTATTTGCGGAGGAG GGGAATGAGATGTGCATAAAACCGGCTGAACTCTATTTATATGACCAGGAAGAGCTCTGCTTTTATGATATAATGCTTAGGGGTCGTCAAAGGCGGGAAGTTGTGATTGGATATCGCCTTGCAAATGCAGAGCGGGCCGTAATCAATCCATCACTGAAATCAGCAGTACGGAAATGGTCTCACGATGATGTTTTTGTGGTCATCTCCATAAGTGAATGA